The following proteins are co-located in the Aggregatibacter aphrophilus ATCC 33389 genome:
- the tdeA gene encoding toxin/drug exporter TdeA, which produces MLKMKKLTLAIVMATSLAGCANISDSYQAGLDNYKQYEEITKQYNVKENWWALYNDAQLNRVVEQALLNNKNLAKAAISVNRALYSANLAGASLIPAFSGSTESSAGKNIKTGSNSTISHKGSLNVGYTLDLWRRLADTADAAEWIHKATIEDMESTKLSLINSVVTTYYQIAYLNDAISTTQESVKYYTDISNIMQNRLAQGVADSVSVDQAQQAVLTARNNLLTYQTNRKTAEQTLRNLLNLKPDEALNINFPHILSVKNIGVNLNVPVSVIANRPDVKGYQARLSSAFKNAKATQKSWFPEITLAGSLSSSGNKVSNATNTPIGAGVLGISLPFLNWNTVKWNVKISEADYETARLNYEQSITTALNDVDTNYYTYTQAQSQFANVQQTYTYNQRITQYYRNRYNAGVSELREWLTAANTEKSSQLSILQAKYNMIQAENAIYSSMAGYYSR; this is translated from the coding sequence ATGTTAAAAATGAAAAAATTAACCTTAGCCATTGTGATGGCGACATCCCTCGCCGGTTGTGCCAATATTAGCGATTCTTATCAAGCCGGTCTTGATAATTACAAACAATACGAAGAAATCACCAAACAATACAATGTCAAAGAAAATTGGTGGGCGCTTTATAATGACGCGCAATTAAATCGTGTAGTTGAACAAGCCTTATTAAACAACAAAAATTTGGCCAAAGCGGCGATTTCCGTAAACAGAGCCTTATATAGCGCCAATTTAGCCGGAGCGAGTTTAATCCCTGCCTTTAGCGGTTCCACCGAATCCTCTGCAGGCAAAAACATCAAAACAGGTAGCAATTCCACTATCAGTCACAAAGGTTCTTTAAACGTGGGTTACACCTTGGATTTATGGCGCCGTTTAGCCGATACGGCTGATGCGGCGGAATGGATACACAAAGCGACCATCGAAGATATGGAATCCACCAAGTTGTCCTTAATTAACTCGGTTGTCACCACCTACTACCAAATCGCGTATTTGAATGACGCTATCAGCACCACACAGGAAAGCGTGAAATACTACACTGACATCAGCAACATCATGCAAAATCGTTTAGCGCAAGGTGTGGCTGACAGCGTCAGTGTCGATCAAGCGCAACAGGCAGTATTAACGGCGCGTAACAACCTCCTCACTTATCAAACTAACCGTAAAACAGCGGAACAAACCTTACGCAACCTTTTAAATTTAAAACCGGATGAAGCCTTAAACATTAACTTCCCGCACATTTTGAGCGTGAAAAATATCGGCGTGAATTTAAACGTTCCGGTTTCCGTGATTGCTAATCGTCCCGATGTTAAAGGCTATCAAGCCCGTTTAAGTAGTGCTTTCAAAAACGCCAAAGCTACCCAAAAAAGCTGGTTCCCGGAAATTACTTTGGCCGGTAGTTTAAGTTCAAGTGGCAATAAAGTCAGTAACGCCACCAACACCCCAATTGGCGCCGGTGTTTTAGGTATCAGCCTACCGTTCTTAAATTGGAATACCGTGAAATGGAATGTAAAAATTTCTGAAGCAGATTATGAAACGGCACGCTTAAACTATGAGCAAAGCATCACTACCGCCTTAAATGACGTGGATACTAATTACTACACCTACACACAAGCGCAAAGCCAGTTTGCCAACGTGCAACAAACCTACACCTATAACCAACGCATTACCCAATATTATCGTAATCGTTATAACGCCGGTGTGTCTGAATTACGCGAATGGTTAACGGCAGCCAATACGGAAAAAAGCTCACAGCTTTCTATTCTGCAAGCCAAATACAATATGATCCAAGCGGAAAACGCCATTTACAGCTCCATGGCCGGCTATTACTCCCGCTAA